The sequence TAATTTTTTCATCAATATTTTCATTTAGTTCATTTTTAATTTCAGCATTAAAACCTTTAATTTGATCACTTTCAATTCCTATAAAACCATAACCTATAAGCAATGATGGAATAATTAAGGCTTTATAATTTAGTTTGTGATTTACCGAAAGCGTGTCTTTTTTAATTTCTTGTGCTTTACTTGAAAATACAATTAATAATAAACAAAATAACTTATTTTTCATGCTTTTTAAGGAATAATAATGTTCAAACTTCTTTCTAGAATAGAAATTGATATTCTATTGGTGTTTAGAATATGATATTCACCATCTATTTGCGCAACACAATTTGAAGTATTTTCAATGTCTACATTCATTTCTTTAATCAAATGATGTTTTGCTTTCTTAAAAGTATGAATCTTATTAATAATAACTGCAATTCCAAAGTATAATTTATTAAAAAAATTTAATTTAGGAACTGTTAATAGGTCTAAATAGCCATCAGATAAAGATGCATTTGGTGTTAATGATATATTATAACCCATTTCATTAGAATTAGATATAAAAAGGAATAATAATGACTCTTTAAGTTTATGATTTCCAATGGAATAATTAAATACTTTGGGTTCATACCATAAGCTTCTATTTATTGATGCTTTTACATAGGACATTAAGTTTCTTTTACCTGAATTTTGATATCTTTCAATAATTTCAGCATCAATACCTAAGCCCATATTGCTAAAGAAATAGGTGTCATTAATTTTTCCAACGTCTATTGTTGTTGTTCTATTATTTTCAATAATTTGAAGTGCTTCTAAACTATTTTTTGGAATGTTTAAATTAGATGCTAAGCCATTCCCAGAACCAATAGGTATAATTCCAAGTTTTATAGACGTATTTACAAGCCTATTTGCTACTTCATTTATTGTTCCGTCTCCACCACAAGCAATAATTACATCAGGATTCAACTTTATAGCTTCTTCTGTTAATAAAATAGCATGTTTTGGGTATTTAGAATAACTTACGTTTATCTTATATTTTTTGGTATCGAAATAGGTTTTAATCGTTTCTTCATTAATAGAGTGGTTTCCTTTTCCTGAGCTTGGATTTATAATAAAAAATAGGTGTAACATTATTTTAGCAATTTGTGTGTAAACAAATAATCCGCAGTCTGATACCAAGCAATTGTTTCCTCTAAAAAAGTTTTATCCATCGGAATTGTACTTAAATTATTTGTTTTTTTGTCCCATTTATTAAACGTTTGTTTCTTTTGATCAGATAAAATCATAGCCTTATCATTCTTCATTAAAGTAAGTTTTCTATAAGTTCCTAAAAGTGCTCTTTCTTCAAAAGAAGGATCAAAAACATTTTTCCCAAATAAATTGGACTCATATTTCCAATTAAAAATTGAAAAAAGAGTAGGGAATAGGTCAATTTGAGAACATTGCTTTCCAATAATTTGACTTTCAATTTCAGAAGAATTTATAATGAAAGCTGGAATGTGATAATTTGCAATGTCTATTTCATTTTTTCCAGCACTACTCGCACAATGGTCTGCAATTATTACAAAAATTGTGTTTTTATACCATTCTTTTGTTTTCGCTTTTTCAAAAAGTTGTTTTAAAGCGTAATCGGTATATTTAACGGCTCCCGATCTTCCAGTTCCAGAAGGAATATCAATTTTATTTTCAGGATAAGTATAAGGTCTATGATTTGAAGTAGTCATTACAAAATTGAAAAATAATTTGTTATCCTTATACTGTTTGTCTGCAATAGTAATTACTTTATCGTATAAATTTTCATCACAAATTCCCCAAGCATTTTCGAAAGTAACTTCATTATCATCAATATTATATCGCTTCGTTTTAATATCATCATTTAAAATACTTCCTCTTCCTCTATCATAAATATCGAAACCATTACCTCCAAAAAAGGAGTTCATATTATCAAAATAACCATCGCCTCCATAAAAGAAATTAGTTGTATAATTTTTAGATTTAAAAACAGTAGCAATCGTAAATAAATTATGATTTTCAGGTCTTTTAACAATACTTTGCCCAGGAGTAGGAGGAATCGATAAGGTGATTGCTTCCATACCTCTAACGGTTCTTGTTCCTGTTGCATAAAGATTATCAAAAAAGATACTTTTTGTTACTAAACTGTCTAAAAATGGTGTTATTTTTTCTGTATTTCCATTTTTTTCCATAAAACTAGCACTTAAGCTTTCAACCATAATAAAAATTACATTCTTTTTAACTTCATTATTAGTAGCAGTATCATTAATTGTTCTATGAATAGAAAGCTTATCCGATGAAAAAGTTGTTTTGTCATCACTAAGATTCTTTTTAATCATTCCAAAAGCTTTTTCATTATCTACAGTGGTATAAAAACGCTCATATTTCATTTGATTATTTCTAAAGGCAGCAAAAAAAGAATAAATTCCGGCTTTTGAAATTTCAGAATTATAACGATTACTAGACCATTCAGCCATAGAATTGGGTATAAATTTTAAAAAGAGGAATACTATAAAAAGGCTAATAGATAAAGAAGTTAACCTAGTTTTTAAATTGACTTTATTTTTAAATACATTCTCATAAATAGATTTCTTTTTGAATAACCAAAAAAAGAATACAGTTATTGCAATAACAATACTTACTAATAGATATATATTATATGATTCTTGAATATTTGAAAGTACTTCATATGTGTATATTAGATAATCTACAGCTATAAAATTAAATCTATTTTTAAATTCTTCCCAAAAGGTAATTTCAGCTAAAAATGTAAAAACTAAAATAAATAAGGTTAAAAAAGAAAAGAAATAAACAATGCATTTATCTAAAAAGCTACCAATTAATTTATTAGGTAGTATAGTAATATATAAAATAGATGGAAATAGAATAAATGATACAACTCCAAAATCAAAGAAAGAACCGATAAAAATTGTCTTAATTAAGTCTAAAAAACGCCAAGATGCTTCGTCAAAATGCCAAAATAGAAATACAAACCTTAAAACAAAAGAAAAGGTTAGAAACCAAAGAGAAAATGCAATTACTAAACTATAACGTGAATCAAAATTGACAGTTTTTTTCATAGAATTGGGATTATATTTTTAAAACACAACAAATATCAAACTGAATTCTGTAGTAAATCTGTATTTTTGATTCGAATAGATTTAAAATAGAATTCTATCCTATTTTTGTTGATTAATAACACAATATTTATCGGTCATGAAAATTCTTTTAATTGAAGATGAAATAGAAATGCAAAAAAGTATACAACAATATTTATCAGTTGATAAAAATATTGTTGAAATTGCAAATGATTATGATAGTGCCGAAGAGAAAATTAAAATCTATGAATATGATTGTATTTTGCTAGACATTACTTTACCCAAAGGTTCTGGTTTAGATTTGATAAAATCAATTAAAAAAAAGCGACCAAAAACAGGAATCATTATTATTTCAGCAAAAAACTCATTTGATGATAAAATTCATGGTTTAGACCTTGGAGCTGACGATTATTTACCAAAACCATTCTATTTACCAGAATTAAATGCGCGTATAAAAGCTTTATTAAGAAGAAATAATTTTGATGGAGACAATTCTATTAGATTCAATGAAATTGAAATTTTTCCAGAAGAAAGAAAAGTTTTAGTGCATAACAAACCTATAAAATTAACTAGTAAGGAGTTTGATTTATTAGTTTACTTCATAACAAACAAAGATAGAGTTATTCAAAAAAACGCATTAATTGAGCATTTATGGGGCGATAATTCTGATCAATTTGATAATTTTGACTTTATTTACAACCACGTAAAGAATTTACGCAAAAAATTAGTAGAATCGAAATGTGAAGATTATATTCAATCACTTTATGGAATTGGCTATACATTTAAAACCGAATCATGAAATTATTAACAAAGACTAGTATTTATTATACACTTTTTCTAATTCCTATACTTTTAATTTCGGCTACTTTTTTCTATTTTTTTACACTGCATGAAGTTGGTGAGAGTAGTGAAAATTTATTATCTGATAGAGTAGACGTTATAAAAGAATATTTGAAAGAAAATGATACAATTTCTGTATACACTTTACAAGAAAATAAAGAGTTAAATATTAAAGAAATAAGTATCGGAAAAACTATTCCAAATACTTTTTCTGATACATTAATTTATTCCACTTCTAAAAAAGTATATATAGCAAATAAAGTATTAAAAACTAGCTTTGTCTTAAATGATAAAAACTACTCTATAACAGTTTGGAAAAGTACCATAGAAATTTATGAATTAATTGAAGTTATTTTTTATACTTTTCTAATATTAATTATACTTTCACTTTTAATTTCAATCTACATTAATAGTAGAATTTCCAAGAGAATTTGGCAACCGTTTTGGCTTACTTTAGAGCAACTTAAAAGATTTAGAGTAACAAATAATAATGTTGGTGAGTTTGAAAAAACAGAAATAATAGAATTTAATGAATTAAATCAAAGTGTTTCACAAATGATGAATAAAATGATTGTTGATTTCAATAATCAGAAGAAATTTTCAGAAAATGCATCACACGAATTACAAACACCATTAGCAATAATAAAATCTAAAGTTGAATTATTATTACAATCTGAAAACTTGAAGGAAAATGATGTCCATACATTATTATCAATCGACGATTCCTTGGTACGTTTAAATAGAATAAATAAAGCATTATTATTATTGAGCAAGATAGAAAACCGACAATTCATAGCATCAAGTATAGTTCCTGTAAATGAAATTATAAAAAATAAAATCAGTTTAAATGAAGAATTTTTAAACAATAAAAAAATTAATTTAGTATTTCATTCAAACAGTGAACTAAGTTTCCAAATGAATCCAGAACTTAGTTATGTATTAGTAAACAATTTACTTCAAAATGCAATTAGACATAATTATGAAGGCGGAATTATCAATATAGAAATAAAAGATAAATCATTACTCATTTCGAATTCAGGCAGTAAAAAATCTTTAGATATAAACAAAATTTTCAATAGATTTGAAAAAGAATCTATTCATACCAATTCCATAGGTTTAGGATTATCTATTTGCAAGGAAATTGCTGAAGTAAGCAACTTAAAACTTGCATATACTTTTGAAAACGATTTACACATATTTTCTATAAAACAGAGTAGTATTGATTCACTAAAATAAACAATGCTTAACACGCTAGTTATAAAGATAACAATCTTCTTAAATTTTCTATTTTACATAATATATATTATAGTTCAAAATGATTATCTTATAAAAAGAGCCTTTTTAAACAATTTATTGCTTATTATAGATTCTATTGAATTATAATTCTAAATAAGTAGGTATTTATCTATTTAAATTATTGTTTTAAACTTAATAAAGTTTTAAATTTGCAAACCTTAATTATACACGTACAGATGGAAAACAAATATGCACAGAAATTAATTGAAAAAATTCAAAAAGAAGTTTTACAGGATAAATTCGATTTAGAATCTATTGTTACAAATTTAAAGAAGATTAGAGAGTATTCTTTAGAAGAACAAAATCCTGTAGTTACAAAAGCTTTGAGATTAGCCTATGAACATTTAGAAAGCAATAAAGCATTTTTAATTGGAATTCCAGAAGATGAACCATTAGAGTCTGAAGAAGAACAAGCTCAAAACGTATCAGAAGTTAATGATATTGAAAGTTTTGAATATTTCATGTCTCTTTTGTATGATTTAACTATTAAAAATAACCTTTTAGATTTAAGGGAATATAACAAAGCCTTTGTTGCGTTTAACAACTAATTCTTATTTCTATTTTACATAATATTGAAATCGGTAATTCGTTACCGATTTTTTTATATATACTTTAACATAAGAATATACATTATTCTCACTAAATTTGCACTCCTAAATCTACTATTAATGCAAAAGCAAAAGAAATCAAGATTAAAGTTAATGCATCAGTATTATAAGTATACTGGTTTTTATTCTTTTATTTGGCAGAATACAAAAAAAGCGTTAATTCCATTAGCTGTTATTGTAGGTATTCTACTTTATGTAAACTATAAAGTAATGAATATCAATGATATGCTTTTACATGTAACTAAAAATTTTAGCGATTTTTCAATTTTTACATTATTTTTTATTTCTGAAAGTATTTTAGGGCTTTTGCCACCAGATATATTTATTGCTTGGACAAAAAGTACAGAATCACCACTACTCTATTTATCTATTTTGGCAGTACTATCCTATTTAGGTGGTGTATTTTCATATTATAAAGGAAGAACATTACTATTAATTCCGAAAATAAATAATTATTTAGAAGGAAGAATGACAAAGCACATTAAGAACATGCAAAAATGGGGAGGATTTCTTATAGCTGTTGGTGCATTATTACCATTACCTTTCGCAATTGCTTGTTTAGCTGCTGGAATGATTAAATTTCCACAAAAACAATTTTTTATCTTTGCATCGTTGCGTGTGTTTCGTTTCGTTATCTACGGATATTTAATTTATACTGCTTTATCATGATAAAAATTTTCAAAAAAATCGCTCTTTTAGAAGGTATTTCACTATTGGTATTATTATTTTTTGCAATGCCTATGAAATACATTTTTAATGAACCAATCTATGTTAAGCAAGTAGGAATGGCTCATGGAATTTTATTTTTATTATATATTGCATTTGCAGTAGTTTTAAAATTTGAACAAAAATGGGATTTAAAAAAATTCTTTACAATATCTATTGCTTCAGTAATTCCTTTTGGAACATTCTACATCGAAAAAAAATATTTATAAAGCATAAAATAATTAATGAAACTATTCAATTGGGTATATCGCATCTTAAAAGACTTTGATTTTAACGAGAATTTTGCTCAATATGCAAATTTGTTTGCTAACATAATAATACTAATTATTTTAGCCTATTTATTAGACTATATTTTTAAAAAATTACTAATTGTTATTTTAGCAATAGTAGCTGCAAGAACAAGATCTACTTTTGATGATTTTTTAATAGCTAATAAAACAGCCAAGTATATTGCTCACTTAGTTCCTTTAGTTTTTGTTTTCCGAACAGTTCCAGTAATTTTAAAAGATTTTACATCTTGGGAAAAATTCTTTGAAAAAGGAATAAAAATATATATCATAATTTTATCTCTTTGGATAATTAGAAGTGTTTTTAATTCTTTAAGAGATTACCTAAAGGACAAACCACGATATAGTGATAAGCCTATCGATAGTTACATCCAAGTAATTATGATTCTTTTATGGGGCTTTGGTTTTTTCTCTTTTGTTTCTATTTTATTTGAAATAACTAGACCTGTATTTATTACTGCATTAGGATCGATTTCTGCAATTGTTATTTTGATTTTTAGAGATACAATACTTGGTTTTGTAGCAAGTATA is a genomic window of Flavobacterium jumunjinense containing:
- a CDS encoding diacylglycerol/lipid kinase family protein, coding for MLHLFFIINPSSGKGNHSINEETIKTYFDTKKYKINVSYSKYPKHAILLTEEAIKLNPDVIIACGGDGTINEVANRLVNTSIKLGIIPIGSGNGLASNLNIPKNSLEALQIIENNRTTTIDVGKINDTYFFSNMGLGIDAEIIERYQNSGKRNLMSYVKASINRSLWYEPKVFNYSIGNHKLKESLLFLFISNSNEMGYNISLTPNASLSDGYLDLLTVPKLNFFNKLYFGIAVIINKIHTFKKAKHHLIKEMNVDIENTSNCVAQIDGEYHILNTNRISISILERSLNIIIP
- a CDS encoding LTA synthase family protein, whose product is MKKTVNFDSRYSLVIAFSLWFLTFSFVLRFVFLFWHFDEASWRFLDLIKTIFIGSFFDFGVVSFILFPSILYITILPNKLIGSFLDKCIVYFFSFLTLFILVFTFLAEITFWEEFKNRFNFIAVDYLIYTYEVLSNIQESYNIYLLVSIVIAITVFFFWLFKKKSIYENVFKNKVNLKTRLTSLSISLFIVFLFLKFIPNSMAEWSSNRYNSEISKAGIYSFFAAFRNNQMKYERFYTTVDNEKAFGMIKKNLSDDKTTFSSDKLSIHRTINDTATNNEVKKNVIFIMVESLSASFMEKNGNTEKITPFLDSLVTKSIFFDNLYATGTRTVRGMEAITLSIPPTPGQSIVKRPENHNLFTIATVFKSKNYTTNFFYGGDGYFDNMNSFFGGNGFDIYDRGRGSILNDDIKTKRYNIDDNEVTFENAWGICDENLYDKVITIADKQYKDNKLFFNFVMTTSNHRPYTYPENKIDIPSGTGRSGAVKYTDYALKQLFEKAKTKEWYKNTIFVIIADHCASSAGKNEIDIANYHIPAFIINSSEIESQIIGKQCSQIDLFPTLFSIFNWKYESNLFGKNVFDPSFEERALLGTYRKLTLMKNDKAMILSDQKKQTFNKWDKKTNNLSTIPMDKTFLEETIAWYQTADYLFTHKLLK
- a CDS encoding response regulator transcription factor, which translates into the protein MKILLIEDEIEMQKSIQQYLSVDKNIVEIANDYDSAEEKIKIYEYDCILLDITLPKGSGLDLIKSIKKKRPKTGIIIISAKNSFDDKIHGLDLGADDYLPKPFYLPELNARIKALLRRNNFDGDNSIRFNEIEIFPEERKVLVHNKPIKLTSKEFDLLVYFITNKDRVIQKNALIEHLWGDNSDQFDNFDFIYNHVKNLRKKLVESKCEDYIQSLYGIGYTFKTES
- a CDS encoding sensor histidine kinase; amino-acid sequence: MKLLTKTSIYYTLFLIPILLISATFFYFFTLHEVGESSENLLSDRVDVIKEYLKENDTISVYTLQENKELNIKEISIGKTIPNTFSDTLIYSTSKKVYIANKVLKTSFVLNDKNYSITVWKSTIEIYELIEVIFYTFLILIILSLLISIYINSRISKRIWQPFWLTLEQLKRFRVTNNNVGEFEKTEIIEFNELNQSVSQMMNKMIVDFNNQKKFSENASHELQTPLAIIKSKVELLLQSENLKENDVHTLLSIDDSLVRLNRINKALLLLSKIENRQFIASSIVPVNEIIKNKISLNEEFLNNKKINLVFHSNSELSFQMNPELSYVLVNNLLQNAIRHNYEGGIINIEIKDKSLLISNSGSKKSLDINKIFNRFEKESIHTNSIGLGLSICKEIAEVSNLKLAYTFENDLHIFSIKQSSIDSLK
- a CDS encoding YqaA family protein — protein: MQKQKKSRLKLMHQYYKYTGFYSFIWQNTKKALIPLAVIVGILLYVNYKVMNINDMLLHVTKNFSDFSIFTLFFISESILGLLPPDIFIAWTKSTESPLLYLSILAVLSYLGGVFSYYKGRTLLLIPKINNYLEGRMTKHIKNMQKWGGFLIAVGALLPLPFAIACLAAGMIKFPQKQFFIFASLRVFRFVIYGYLIYTALS
- a CDS encoding DUF3817 domain-containing protein, which codes for MIKIFKKIALLEGISLLVLLFFAMPMKYIFNEPIYVKQVGMAHGILFLLYIAFAVVLKFEQKWDLKKFFTISIASVIPFGTFYIEKKYL